The window GTGGAGCGGATAGAGACCGTCGCGTAGATCATGGTCTGGGCGCTGTTGAGGAACACGCCGGTGAGGAAGACCACCGTGAACGTCACCGCGAGCGGCATGTGGACGCTGAGCAGGAAGACTCCGGCGGCGGTCAGCGCGAACCAGACCGACGAGATGCGCGGCGCCCCGAACCGGTCGGCGGCCCGGCCCGCGACCAGCATGCCCACGATGCCACCGAGGTTGAAGAGGACGACGAAGGTGAGCGCGGAGCCCAGTTCGTAACCCTCGCTGCGCATCAGGGTGGGCAGCCAGGTGGCGACGCCGTAGACGAGGAGCAGTCCGCCGAAGGAGGCCAGCCAGTACAGCAGGGTCTGGGTCCACTCGCCGGCGCGGAACAGGTTGACCAGGGAGTTCCAGCGGTCGGCGGGCGCCTTCCTCTCGACCGCGGCGGGCAGTTGGACCTCGAAGCGGCCGGCCAGCTCGCGAGCCTCCTCGGTACGGCCCTTGGCGACCAGGAAACTCAGCGACTCGGGCATGAACCTGGCGAGCACCGGGACGAAGAGCAGCGGGGCCACACAGACCCAGAAGGCGGCGCGCCAGCCGAGGGGCTCCACGATCCACAGGGCCACGTACGCGGAGAGGATGCCGCCGGCGTGGTGGGCGGTCATCAGCATGCCGATGGTGAGCGCGGTGCGGCCGCGCGGGGCGTAGTCGGAGACCATGCTGATCGCGGTGGGGAGCAGTCCGCCGAGGCCGATGCCGGCGAGGGTGCGACCGAGGCCGAAGACCGCGACACTGCCCGACATCGCGCACAGGCCGGAGGCCAGCGAGAAGAGCGTGACGCAGGCGACCATCAGCTTCTTGCGGCCGATGCGGTCGGCGACCGTCCCCGCCGTCAGCGCGCCGACCAGCATGCCGAAGGTGGCGTAACTGCCCAGGTCACCGGCCCGGTCCGGGGTGATGCCGAGGGCCTTCTCCGCCAGCATGTGCGGCAGCACCGAGCCGTAGATGAACATGTCGAGGCCATCGAAGAGCACGGCCAGCCAGCACAGACCGACGGCCAACGCCGCCAGTTTGCCGCCACGGGCGGACAGGGCGAAGGAGGAGGACATCGTTGTTTCCTCTCGTCCAGGAGTCGTGTCCCTGGAGGGGATCGGGGAGGCGGGGAGCGCGCGACGCGAGCGGTTCGTGCGGCCGGCCCCGTGATGCGCATGACGCTAGAAATCCACTCCATGAATGTCAACGTTTTTGTCAACAATCTCAGGAACAATGAAGGCCCGCTGAGGGCCCGTGGGAGAGCCGGTGTCAGCCGACCGGCGGCGTGCCGTGGGTGTGGAAGGACTCGATGGTCTTCAGACCCCAGGCCTGACCCTTCTTCCGCTCCTCCTCGCTCCAGGTGATCAGCGGCCAGTCGGGCGCCAGGACGAGTCGCGTGAGCGGGTTGCACAGCTCGACGCGGTTGCCGCCGGGCTCGTAGACGTACAGGAAGAACGTCTGCTGGATGGCGTGCTTGTGCGGGCCCGTCTCGATGAACACGCCGGTGTCCAGGGCGAGATCGGCGGCCCGCAGGATGTCCTCACGGGTGTCCGTGGCGAACGCGATGTGGTGCAGGCGTCCGTTGGAACCGGTCCAGTCCTCGGTGTAGACGATGTCGTACGACTTGCTGCTGAAGGTCAGCCACTGGGCGGCGATCCTCCCGCTGTCGAGCCGGATCTGCTCGGTGGGGCGGGCGCCGAGCACCTCGTGTACGAAGGCTCCGTTGGGCTCGACATCGGCGGCGAGGAAGTTGACGTGGTCCAGGCGGCGTACGCCCACGCCGTGCCCCGGCTTGGCCTGCGGCTGGTTCTTGAGGCCGGGCTTCAGCTCGTCCGGCGCCTGGTACCACTCGCTCTCCCAGTAGAGGGCGAGTTCATGGCCGTCGGGGTCCGTGGTGACGTACAGCGGGCCGATGCCCGGCTCGTCCTCGACCCAGCGGCCGGGGCGGCCGGCGTTCTCGGTCTCCTTGACCCGGCGGTGGAGAGCCTCCTCGCTGGAGGCGCGCAGGGCGGTGCGGCGAATCCCCGACGTGGCGTGGGCGGTCAGGGTCACGCTGTGGTGCTCGTAGTCGTCCCAGGTCCGCAGGTATACGGAGTCTCCGGAACGGCCGTTCTCGGTCAGGCCGAGGTAGTCGGTGAAGAACCGGACGCTGGCGTCCAGGTCGGGGGTGAGCAGTTCGACGTGCCCGAGGTGGGCGATGTCGCCGAGCGGCGGGGCCATGGGGCCTCCTCAGGGGTGTTGTGCGGCTCCGGCCGGCCGGGGGAAGACCGTGCCGTCGAAGATCTTGCGTGCGGTGCGGACGACGGCGGTACGCCGGGCCACGGGGGCGGCGCTCGGGGCAGCGACTGAAGCGGCTCTCGTTGCGGCGCCCTGTTCAATGCCCGGTTCAGCACCGGGTTCAGCGCCCGGGGTGTCGTACGCGAGGGTCGTTTCTATGTCGAGGAATCCGGTGGGGTGCTCGATGCGCACCCGGTCCCCGTGGGCCGGCAGACGTGCGACCGTCCGGCCGACGCCGCCCTCGATCCGCAGTCCGGCGGCGACGCTCGCGGCGCCCAGGACCCCGATCGAGGTGTGGCAGCGCACCGGGATGAAGGTGCGGGTCATGACCGCGCCACCGTCCAACGGCGGTGCCAGCAGGCTGAGTTTGGGCACGGTGGTGCCTTCGACGTCACCGAGCCCCATCAGCTTTCCGGCCTCCAGCCGGATCTCCCGGAGCCGTTCGGTGAGGGTCTGGTCCGCTTCCAGGTCGGTGGGGGTCTCGTACCCGGTCACGCCGAGCGAGGACGCGGCGATCAGCACGGTCGGCATGCCGTTGTCCACGCAGGTGACCGGTACGTCGGCGACGAGGTCACGCACCCGGCCCGTCGGCAGCAACGGACTGCCTCCCTGCGGGAACTCGATGACCACCGGCGCCGCGGCCCCCGGCACCCCGGAGATCTCGGCGGAGCCGGTGTAGTCGACGCGCCCCTCCGGAGTGGGGAAGGACGCGATGGCGAGGTCCCCGGTGTTGAGCATGCGGATCCGCACCGACGTACGGCCCTCTCCGGCGGCGACCAGTCCGCGTTCGACGGCGAACGGGCCGACCCCGGCGAGGAGGTTCCCGCAGTTCTGACGGTCACTCACCTCCCGTCTGTCGACGCCGACTTGGAGGAACAGGTAGTCGACGTCCGCCTCGGGCTCGGTCGAGGCGGACACCACCGCCACTTTGCTGGTCAGGGGGTGCGCCCCGCCCAGGCCGTCGATCTGGCGCGGGTCGGGGCTGCCCATGACGCGCAGCAACAGGTCGTCGCGCGGGGCGGGTTCGGCGGGCAGGTCATCGGCCAGGAAGTAGGCGCCCTTGGATGTGCCGCCGCGCATGAGCATGCAGCGCACCTCCTCGGACCCGGCCGCGGACCATGTCCCGGTCACGAGCCCGCTCCGACCCGGTGCCCGGTCACAGCCCGGCTCCATTCCTGTGCCCGGTCACGTCCCGGCCCCGTCCCACGAGTCCCGCCGTTCCCGCCGGTACTCCTCGTACGACTGATGGCGCACACCGAGTCGTACGAGCGTCTCGCGCAACCCGTAGCGGTCCAGGCCGAGTTGGCCCTCGGCGAAGGCTGCGCGTGTCGCCTCCTCCTTCGCGGTGCGCGCGGCGGACGCGTCGACCGCCTCGGCGGACCGCTCGCGCGGTACGACCATCACGCCGTCGTCGTCGGCGAGGATCACATCGCCCGGCCGGACACTCTGTCCGCCGAGGACCACGGGTACGTTGACCGATCCGCCGGTGGCCTTCACGGTGCCCTGCGCGGAGACGGCCGCCGACCAGACGGGGAAGCCCATCGCGCGCAGTTCCTCGGTGTCGCGCACACCGGCGCCGGTCACCAGACCGCGTACGCCCCTGCGTTGCAGGGCGGTGGCGAAGAGTTCGCCGAACATGCCGTCCGTGGACGGCGAGGTGGTGGTGACGACGAGGATGTCTCCCTCGCCGCACTGCTCGACCGCCGCGTGGATCATGAGGTTGTCGCCGGGCCAGCTCAGCACGGTGACGGCGGTGCCCGCGACCCGTACCCCCTGCTGGATCGGGCGCAGGTCGCTGCCGAGGAGGCCGGTGCGGCCGAGGGCCTCGTGAACGGTCGCCACGCCGTACGCGGAGAGCGCCTCGACGTCCTTCCCGGCGGCCTTCGGAGGGTTGGTGACGATCAGACCGCTCATGCCAGCTCCCCTGTGACCTGCGGATACGGGCGCATGTACGCCTCGGCGTAAGTGGTGTGCGGCAGACCGAGGTTGGGGCCCGCGTTGCGCTTGAGCTGCACGCCTCGGCGGACCGCCAGGTCTGTGTAGTAGTCCCACAGATGCCGTTGGGCGGCCAGGCACTCCATGGCCTTGCGCTTGGTCTCCCACACCTCGGAGATGTCGAGGAGGACCTCCGGCTTGAAGCCGCACATCTCGGGCTGGTGCGGCTCGAAGAAGAACACCGGCGGGGCGCCGATGATCTCCCCCTCGGCCGGGTAGCCGATGGCCTGGGCGAGCACCCGTGCGTCCAACGCCATCCGGGCGGCTGCCGGGTGGTCGCCGTTGTAGGGGTCTTCGAGCGGGTGGGTGAGGACGGCGTCCGGCTGCGCCTCGCGATAGACGGCCACGAGCCTGTCCG is drawn from Streptomyces liliifuscus and contains these coding sequences:
- a CDS encoding 4-carboxy-4-hydroxy-2-oxoadipate aldolase/oxaloacetate decarboxylase; translation: MSGLIVTNPPKAAGKDVEALSAYGVATVHEALGRTGLLGSDLRPIQQGVRVAGTAVTVLSWPGDNLMIHAAVEQCGEGDILVVTTTSPSTDGMFGELFATALQRRGVRGLVTGAGVRDTEELRAMGFPVWSAAVSAQGTVKATGGSVNVPVVLGGQSVRPGDVILADDDGVMVVPRERSAEAVDASAARTAKEEATRAAFAEGQLGLDRYGLRETLVRLGVRHQSYEEYRRERRDSWDGAGT
- a CDS encoding 4-oxalomesaconate tautomerase; translation: MLMRGGTSKGAYFLADDLPAEPAPRDDLLLRVMGSPDPRQIDGLGGAHPLTSKVAVVSASTEPEADVDYLFLQVGVDRREVSDRQNCGNLLAGVGPFAVERGLVAAGEGRTSVRIRMLNTGDLAIASFPTPEGRVDYTGSAEISGVPGAAAPVVIEFPQGGSPLLPTGRVRDLVADVPVTCVDNGMPTVLIAASSLGVTGYETPTDLEADQTLTERLREIRLEAGKLMGLGDVEGTTVPKLSLLAPPLDGGAVMTRTFIPVRCHTSIGVLGAASVAAGLRIEGGVGRTVARLPAHGDRVRIEHPTGFLDIETTLAYDTPGAEPGAEPGIEQGAATRAASVAAPSAAPVARRTAVVRTARKIFDGTVFPRPAGAAQHP
- a CDS encoding PIG-L deacetylase family protein gives rise to the protein MTHGNVAGTSPPPTPPTPRSTLVITAHAGDFVWRAGGAVALAASRGEKVTIACLTYGERGESAKAWREGRSLEEIKEMRRAEAEAAAATLGAEVVFFDAGDYPLTVTPELTDRLVAVYREAQPDAVLTHPLEDPYNGDHPAAARMALDARVLAQAIGYPAEGEIIGAPPVFFFEPHQPEMCGFKPEVLLDISEVWETKRKAMECLAAQRHLWDYYTDLAVRRGVQLKRNAGPNLGLPHTTYAEAYMRPYPQVTGELA
- a CDS encoding catechol 2,3-dioxygenase, translated to MAPPLGDIAHLGHVELLTPDLDASVRFFTDYLGLTENGRSGDSVYLRTWDDYEHHSVTLTAHATSGIRRTALRASSEEALHRRVKETENAGRPGRWVEDEPGIGPLYVTTDPDGHELALYWESEWYQAPDELKPGLKNQPQAKPGHGVGVRRLDHVNFLAADVEPNGAFVHEVLGARPTEQIRLDSGRIAAQWLTFSSKSYDIVYTEDWTGSNGRLHHIAFATDTREDILRAADLALDTGVFIETGPHKHAIQQTFFLYVYEPGGNRVELCNPLTRLVLAPDWPLITWSEEERKKGQAWGLKTIESFHTHGTPPVG
- a CDS encoding MFS transporter, producing MSSSFALSARGGKLAALAVGLCWLAVLFDGLDMFIYGSVLPHMLAEKALGITPDRAGDLGSYATFGMLVGALTAGTVADRIGRKKLMVACVTLFSLASGLCAMSGSVAVFGLGRTLAGIGLGGLLPTAISMVSDYAPRGRTALTIGMLMTAHHAGGILSAYVALWIVEPLGWRAAFWVCVAPLLFVPVLARFMPESLSFLVAKGRTEEARELAGRFEVQLPAAVERKAPADRWNSLVNLFRAGEWTQTLLYWLASFGGLLLVYGVATWLPTLMRSEGYELGSALTFVVLFNLGGIVGMLVAGRAADRFGAPRISSVWFALTAAGVFLLSVHMPLAVTFTVVFLTGVFLNSAQTMIYATVSIRSTPDNRATAVGWTSGMGRFGAVFGPWLGGQLLAAGNGDWGFTAFAIAGLSSMVFIGIAALRSSRQTPRGSTQQELIASG